The Mariprofundus ferrinatatus DNA window GTGGCCAAAGCCGTGTCCGGAGATATAGACCGCGATGCGCATTCCGGGATGCTACGACGGCTGAATGCCGGGTCAATTTATTGCTCGTTATCAATAGTGCCGCACCAAAAACATGAAGGTTGATTTGCAGGCAAGGGGAGCACTTGCAGTGCCGGTTACAGCCATATCAAATCGCTGAAACATATACCTCCAGCTAGGGAACAGCAGATTTATCCACCGCCGGAAACTCTTCAACACTTACTTGCAGAAGTTACCTCGGCAGAATAAAATAAACTTTAACCAGAAAGCATAAGATATTGAATTATATATACTATTAAATATGATTATTTTTTAGGCAGGCAACGGAAGGATGTGACAACCGTATGACTTTCATGACTGGAGCGAATTCTATCCACTGAGTTATCCACAGCCTCTGTGGAGAGAATCCGGAAACCCTTATGCGACAAGGCCTTTGCAGGTTTAATGCTTTTATCGAGCAAATGTATCCAGTCCGTTAATCAACCAAGCCCGCCTCAAGCGGCATCGCCATGCAGCGTGATAACCACCTGCCGGGAGCCCCCATGGTCACGGTGTTCTCCGAGATAAATACCCTGCCAGGTGCCAAGCGCCAGGCGGCCATTACTGATCGGAACAGAGATCGAGGCGCCAATTGTGCTCGCCTTGATATGCGCCGGCATATCGTCGCTGCCCTCCAGCGTGTGAAAGTAGTATGGCTGATTTTCAGGTACAAAGTGATTGAAGTGAGACTCCATATCCCTGCGAACATCAGGATCGGCATTCTCATTGATCGTCAGGCTGGCACTGGTATGTTGAATAAAGAGATGAGCAATCCCCACCCTGAATTGCGAAAGTTCGGGCAACTGTGCGACAAGCTCGTGTGTTACAAGATGAAAACCTCTCTGCTTAGCCTGTAGTCGAACTCGCTTCTGTAACCACATCGTCCCCCTCCTTAATGCGATTATTCTGCCATCTGTGTAAAAAAAATGCATGGATGCAATTCATTCGCATCCCCCTAAAATGCCGCATGCTCTATTTTGACAAGGTATCACTAAGGCGTGGCAGCAAACTGCTGTTCGGTGAGATGAGTTTTACGGTGAACAGCGGAGACCGCATCGGCATCACCGGCGCCAATGGCTCTGGAAAATCATCACTCTTCGCACTCGTACAGGGAAAGCTTGAAGAGGATAGTGGCAATTTCCGCATGGATAGAAACATCGCCGTTGCGCATGTTGTTCAGGAGACCCCTGCCCTGCAGATTCCTGCCATTGAGTTCATTATGCAGGGTGACGGGGAGCTAACCCGCTTAAAGAGACTGTTGCAAGAGGCTGAAGCATCAGGTGATGGCATCAGGGTTGCCGAACTACATGACAAACTGGCCGCCATCGACGCATACAGCGCCCACGCCCGTGCCGCACGCCTGATGCATGGCCTTGGCTTTGCCGTGGGCAGTGAAGAGAAACCCGTGGCCGATTTCTCCGGCGGCTGGCGCATGCGCCTGAACCTTGCACATGCACTGATGTGCCGCTCCGACCTTCTGCTACTCGATGAACCGACCAACCATCTCGACCTTGAAGCAGTGGTCTGGCTTGAGAAGTGGCTGAATAGTTATCGAGGGGCGATGCTGCTGATTTCACATGACCGTGATTTCCTTGATCGCTGTGTCAACAAGATCGCCCAGATCGAACATGAGCAGCTAACACTCTATTCAGGCAACTACTCCGATTTTGAGCGCTTAAGAGCCGAGAAGCTTGCACTGCAGCAGGCCGGCTACGAAAAACAGCAGAAAGAGATTGCTCACATGACCAGCTTTATCAATCGCTTCAAGGCAAAGGCGACCAAGGCCACGCAGGCGCAGAGCCGCATCAAGGCGCTGGAACGCATGCAGCTGATAGCGCCGGCGCATGTAGACTCCCCCTTCTCCTTCGAATTCAGCCATCCTGGTGAAATCCCAAACCCGCTACTGCGCCTGCATAAGGCCGCGGCAGGATATGGCGATACAACTGTTCTCTCTGATATCTCTTTCTCCCTGCTGCCGGGGGAGAGAATCGGCCTTCTCGGGCCAAATGGTGAGGGTAAATCGACGCTTATAAAGCTTTTGGCAGGAGAGCTTGATGCGCTGCACGGCAGTTGCGAACGGGCAAAGGAGCTCTCGATCGGTTACTTCGCCCAGCATCAGCTGGAGCAGCTTCATGATGAACTCTCACCTGTTCAGCATCTGCGGCTGCTTGAT harbors:
- a CDS encoding secondary thiamine-phosphate synthase enzyme YjbQ — translated: MWLQKRVRLQAKQRGFHLVTHELVAQLPELSQFRVGIAHLFIQHTSASLTINENADPDVRRDMESHFNHFVPENQPYYFHTLEGSDDMPAHIKASTIGASISVPISNGRLALGTWQGIYLGEHRDHGGSRQVVITLHGDAA
- a CDS encoding ATP-binding cassette domain-containing protein, which gives rise to MLYFDKVSLRRGSKLLFGEMSFTVNSGDRIGITGANGSGKSSLFALVQGKLEEDSGNFRMDRNIAVAHVVQETPALQIPAIEFIMQGDGELTRLKRLLQEAEASGDGIRVAELHDKLAAIDAYSAHARAARLMHGLGFAVGSEEKPVADFSGGWRMRLNLAHALMCRSDLLLLDEPTNHLDLEAVVWLEKWLNSYRGAMLLISHDRDFLDRCVNKIAQIEHEQLTLYSGNYSDFERLRAEKLALQQAGYEKQQKEIAHMTSFINRFKAKATKATQAQSRIKALERMQLIAPAHVDSPFSFEFSHPGEIPNPLLRLHKAAAGYGDTTVLSDISFSLLPGERIGLLGPNGEGKSTLIKLLAGELDALHGSCERAKELSIGYFAQHQLEQLHDELSPVQHLRLLDEQLSEKEARQFLGGFDFRGDMALAPVKPFSGGEKARLVLAMIVYQQPNLLLLDEPTNHLDLEMRHALNLALQSFEGAMILVSHDRHLLRSVCDSLMLVSKGSVISFNGDLDDYARWLLEQRDAQEKQPAQPSRKDERRSKAEQRRALQPLRNRLKKLESELELLHKRKDELDAALADPDLYESAGAEHLKRLTIEHRQLGIKLQEVEQAWMEVGEELEVAGE